In Hallerella succinigenes, the following are encoded in one genomic region:
- the lepB gene encoding signal peptidase I, whose amino-acid sequence MDLKKFSIPRVVKAALREVIVPIACALIVIQYVIQAFQIPSGSMEDTLLTGDFILGLKFTYGSPVPFTHSKFPGLTDPKVGDVIIFRYPGEPAYPDYDYARYTHLADGLMFGNFYWDSKPLEGNPHLVHFGDGPKDFIKRCIAVSGDTIEVNRGVLSQNGVKNAIPGKGKYTAYYRTGIARDSLEKTRVPAPGDVIDLTQLSLPRLWWIRSLMMQENPEKKIELELNLYKDSVLDNQHYFENFRVPVENDRGLLLNVVMSQGQIVGQAIHQGDTIAGPASFMLFKQFARTGFLPRFDPNAHYKGMTRPVSYDYFEGSQLGDLAYNVSLDSTLRLEVNILVDGQKTTEYTVQYPVYFMMGDNRDNSADSRYWGFVSRRNIKAKAFVVYFSFDNSDGSFSFGNPFSWFKVPFQIRWTRIGKIIHMIGD is encoded by the coding sequence ATGGATTTGAAGAAATTTTCTATTCCGCGTGTGGTAAAGGCTGCGTTACGAGAAGTGATCGTGCCGATTGCGTGCGCACTGATTGTGATTCAGTATGTGATTCAGGCGTTCCAGATTCCGAGTGGATCGATGGAAGATACGCTGCTCACGGGCGATTTTATTTTAGGACTCAAGTTTACCTATGGTTCTCCGGTGCCGTTTACGCATTCGAAGTTCCCAGGCCTTACCGATCCGAAAGTGGGTGATGTCATCATCTTCCGCTATCCGGGGGAACCTGCTTATCCCGATTACGATTATGCGCGTTATACGCATCTCGCCGACGGCTTAATGTTTGGAAACTTCTATTGGGATTCAAAGCCTTTGGAAGGAAATCCGCATCTGGTGCACTTTGGCGACGGTCCCAAGGACTTTATCAAGCGCTGCATTGCGGTTTCGGGCGATACTATCGAAGTGAACCGTGGCGTGCTTTCGCAGAACGGGGTGAAGAATGCGATCCCGGGTAAGGGCAAGTACACGGCTTATTACCGTACAGGGATTGCCCGCGATTCTTTGGAAAAGACTCGCGTGCCAGCTCCGGGAGACGTCATTGATCTCACGCAACTTTCTTTGCCAAGGCTCTGGTGGATCCGCTCCCTGATGATGCAGGAAAATCCGGAAAAGAAGATTGAACTCGAACTGAACCTGTATAAGGATTCTGTCCTCGACAATCAGCATTATTTTGAAAACTTCCGCGTGCCTGTGGAAAATGACCGCGGTCTTTTGCTGAACGTGGTGATGTCGCAGGGGCAGATCGTGGGGCAGGCCATTCATCAGGGTGATACGATTGCGGGGCCTGCAAGCTTTATGCTGTTCAAGCAGTTCGCTCGCACGGGATTTTTGCCTCGCTTTGATCCGAACGCCCATTACAAGGGAATGACGCGCCCGGTGAGCTACGATTATTTCGAGGGTTCGCAGCTTGGCGATCTCGCTTATAACGTTTCGCTGGATTCGACTCTCCGTTTGGAAGTGAACATTCTGGTGGACGGTCAAAAGACGACCGAGTACACGGTGCAGTATCCGGTGTACTTTATGATGGGCGACAACCGCGACAATTCTGCGGACAGCCGCTACTGGGGCTTTGTTTCGAGAAGGAACATCAAGGCAAAGGCGTTTGTCGTGTACTTCTCCTTCGATAATTCGGATGGAAGCTTCTCCTTTGGAAATCCGTTCAGCTGGTTCAAGGTGCCGTTCCAGATTCGTTGGACGCGCATCGGCAAGATCATTCATATGATCGGGGATTAG